From a single Adhaeribacter swui genomic region:
- a CDS encoding AI-2E family transporter yields MQKLPITVQRSLELLGLFILGWLLIIGKAVITPLLMAFFISLVLLPIYRFLRKKRFPEVLAIVIGILALFIVVGVIVFFFSTQVTNLLSDFPTIRKNVSQHLTSLSAWINAKTDFSPDQQVEFINEQSNKLLNYGGNVLKGAAGSVTSVLVFLGLLPIYTFLILFYKNLLLQFVFMWFPAKNQERVKEALTEIELIIKSYLIGLLIQITYMTVLVGGALLLFGIKHAFLIGVIFALLNLIPYIGALFGNIIGVLLTLASSPDLGPVFTVLAVIAVAQFLDNNILMPRIVGAKVKINALIAIVGVFIGGAIAGIVGMFLSLPIIAVLKIIFDRTDKFKQWGVLFGDERPAKSPMRNS; encoded by the coding sequence ATGCAAAAACTGCCCATTACAGTTCAACGGTCACTGGAGCTTTTAGGTCTGTTTATCTTGGGCTGGCTGTTGATTATAGGCAAAGCTGTTATTACGCCCTTGCTCATGGCCTTTTTTATAAGCCTGGTTTTACTGCCCATTTACCGCTTTCTGCGCAAAAAACGTTTCCCCGAAGTATTGGCCATTGTTATTGGTATTTTGGCCTTGTTTATCGTGGTGGGAGTTATCGTTTTCTTTTTCTCTACCCAAGTCACCAACCTGTTATCAGATTTTCCTACCATCCGGAAAAACGTGAGCCAGCACCTGACTTCTTTAAGTGCCTGGATAAATGCCAAAACTGATTTTTCGCCCGACCAACAGGTTGAATTTATAAATGAGCAGAGCAACAAGCTGTTAAATTACGGCGGAAATGTATTAAAAGGGGCTGCCGGTTCAGTTACCTCGGTGCTTGTTTTTCTAGGCTTGCTGCCTATTTATACTTTCCTGATTTTATTCTATAAAAATTTACTCCTGCAATTTGTTTTTATGTGGTTTCCGGCTAAAAACCAGGAACGGGTAAAAGAAGCTTTAACAGAAATCGAACTTATTATTAAAAGTTATTTAATAGGCTTGCTCATTCAAATAACCTACATGACCGTGCTGGTGGGCGGGGCTTTGCTGTTGTTTGGCATAAAACACGCTTTTTTAATTGGCGTTATTTTCGCGTTGCTCAACTTAATTCCGTACATCGGGGCTTTATTTGGTAATATTATTGGCGTGCTGCTCACTTTAGCTTCCTCCCCGGATTTAGGACCGGTTTTTACGGTGCTGGCTGTAATTGCGGTGGCACAGTTTCTGGATAATAACATATTAATGCCCCGCATTGTAGGCGCCAAAGTTAAAATAAATGCCCTAATAGCCATTGTGGGGGTATTTATTGGGGGCGCCATTGCGGGCATTGTAGGCATGTTTTTGTCGTTGCCGATAATTGCTGTTTTAAAAATTATCTTCGACCGGACGGATAAATTTAAGCAATGGGGTGTTTTATTCGGCGACGAGCGGCCCGCTAAATCCCCGATGCGAAACTCCTGA
- a CDS encoding response regulator — translation MVKTVMLVDDNMINNFIMKQIISNVDEQLEVKDFTSPQDALHNIEKVNPSLIFLDLNMPVMNGWHFLDNMAAQQMETYKVYILTSSTSELDRQRSGNYQNVLGFLNKPLDQEILAAILQSA, via the coding sequence ATGGTAAAAACCGTTATGTTGGTAGATGATAATATGATTAACAATTTCATCATGAAGCAGATTATTAGCAACGTAGATGAACAGTTAGAGGTGAAAGATTTTACCTCGCCCCAAGATGCCCTGCATAACATCGAAAAAGTAAATCCTTCGCTTATATTTCTGGATTTAAACATGCCGGTAATGAATGGCTGGCATTTTTTAGACAACATGGCCGCCCAGCAAATGGAAACTTATAAAGTATACATTTTAACGTCTTCTACCAGCGAACTAGACCGGCAACGTTCCGGCAATTACCAAAATGTACTTGGGTTTTTAAATAAACCTTTAGATCAGGAAATACTGGCCGCTATTCTGCAATCGGCTTAA
- a CDS encoding SMP-30/gluconolactonase/LRE family protein: MKILGFLLALIFISYRSVAQDPFALFTEAREKARQQNYPAYLADLKKVNELLPNYPDFMYELAKAYARNNQVNEALELLKQVNYYRFPFDFRQEPAFKNLAENPAFIELVQQAAVFLKPVRKSTLYLTLPEPAFIPEGITYDGSRRTFYVGSYAQNKIIQVKKDAPVVPFTVAGQDGLGGVLGLKANVKKQELWVCHNTETGTGGVYKYDLTTRKILKKYLLPAPAPGEAHTFNDIALAQDGTAFVTNSSLGAVYQITPQQDSLVRVAEIGRLIYPNGLALSTDERYLYVASFSGILVYDRVVKVLAKLETNNQRRTGGIDGLYFYTQNGLDYLIGIQNAFTVNGESAERIIKITLDPTLKTMTDFEILESLNPQFNTPTTGAIVGDDFYYIANSQVQKVKPGGKIEGTVVPSKVFKLSLK; encoded by the coding sequence ATGAAGATACTTGGGTTCTTGCTGGCTTTAATTTTTATTAGCTACCGCAGCGTAGCCCAGGATCCTTTTGCCTTGTTTACGGAAGCCCGCGAAAAAGCCCGGCAGCAAAACTATCCGGCTTATTTAGCCGACCTGAAGAAAGTAAACGAACTGCTGCCTAATTACCCCGATTTTATGTACGAACTGGCCAAAGCGTACGCCCGCAACAACCAGGTAAACGAAGCCCTCGAACTTCTAAAACAAGTAAACTACTACCGCTTTCCGTTTGATTTCCGGCAGGAACCAGCTTTTAAAAATTTAGCGGAGAACCCAGCATTTATCGAATTGGTGCAGCAGGCCGCGGTGTTTTTAAAGCCCGTTCGTAAAAGTACCTTGTACCTGACCTTACCCGAGCCTGCCTTTATTCCGGAAGGAATAACTTACGATGGTAGCCGCCGAACTTTTTACGTGGGCAGCTACGCGCAGAACAAAATAATTCAGGTTAAAAAAGATGCTCCGGTGGTGCCTTTTACCGTGGCTGGTCAAGATGGTTTAGGTGGCGTGCTCGGTTTAAAAGCCAATGTTAAAAAGCAGGAACTCTGGGTTTGCCACAACACCGAAACTGGTACAGGCGGCGTTTATAAATACGACTTAACTACCCGCAAAATTTTAAAAAAATACCTGTTGCCAGCCCCCGCTCCCGGCGAAGCACATACTTTTAACGACATAGCCTTGGCCCAGGATGGCACCGCCTTTGTAACCAACAGTAGCTTAGGCGCGGTGTACCAGATTACCCCGCAGCAAGACTCCCTGGTAAGAGTTGCCGAGATTGGCCGCCTGATTTACCCCAACGGGCTGGCGCTTTCTACCGACGAGCGGTATTTGTACGTAGCCAGTTTCAGCGGTATTTTAGTGTACGACCGGGTGGTAAAGGTACTGGCCAAGTTAGAAACCAATAACCAACGCCGTACCGGCGGCATCGATGGCTTGTATTTTTATACCCAAAACGGGCTGGATTATTTAATCGGTATTCAGAATGCTTTTACGGTAAACGGCGAAAGTGCCGAACGGATTATTAAAATTACCCTCGACCCGACGTTAAAAACCATGACGGATTTCGAAATTCTAGAATCGTTAAATCCGCAGTTTAATACGCCTACCACCGGTGCCATTGTGGGCGATGATTTTTACTACATTGCCAACAGCCAGGTTCAGAAAGTAAAACCCGGCGGCAAAATAGAAGGCACCGTAGTGCCGAGTAAAGTTTTTAAGCTTTCTTTGAAGTAA
- the pdxR gene encoding MocR-like pyridoxine biosynthesis transcription factor PdxR: MPASRVFCEELGISRNIVLLAFEQLALEGYLVGRTGSGTFVANTLPDALLLTKKLKKEPKSDNASYINTEADVYPLPLPAELIQRNSARETVIPFQNAIPSFEDFPFAVWSKIANKVLRYFNLSHLGYDDAAGYLPLREAIANYLRVHRAVNCTAEQIIIVNGSQQGLNITGQLLLPRGAEFWLEDPGYHGARAALVNAGGKCCPIPVTTPDGLDLDYAKKHYPNARMAYLTPSHQYPVGGTMPACKRLELLAWANQNHMWLIEDDYDSEFRYTGKLLASLQGMDKGGRVIYLGTFSKVLFPALRIAYLVLPTVALANHFRYHKAMLDRQHPILEQLILTEFIQEGHFTRHLRRMRILYKKRQDTLLACLRQYAPQLAYSDMNESGMHILVWLPEHLSDKAVSELLRQEGIIAPPLSDYTLTNFKKPGLLLGYSAFTEAQITQGIEKFARVVNGLI; the protein is encoded by the coding sequence ATGCCCGCCAGCCGGGTGTTTTGCGAAGAGTTAGGCATTTCCCGGAATATTGTTTTGCTGGCATTTGAGCAACTAGCCCTGGAAGGTTATTTGGTAGGGCGCACCGGCTCGGGCACGTTTGTGGCGAACACCTTACCCGATGCTTTGCTTTTAACTAAAAAATTAAAAAAAGAGCCGAAATCGGACAATGCGTCTTACATTAATACGGAAGCTGATGTATATCCTTTACCCTTACCGGCCGAGCTCATTCAGCGAAATAGCGCCCGCGAAACCGTAATACCTTTCCAGAATGCCATTCCTTCTTTCGAAGATTTTCCATTTGCGGTTTGGTCCAAGATTGCCAATAAGGTACTGCGTTATTTTAATTTGTCGCATTTAGGTTACGACGATGCCGCTGGTTATTTACCGCTCCGCGAAGCCATTGCCAATTATTTACGGGTGCACCGGGCGGTAAACTGCACCGCCGAACAAATTATAATTGTGAATGGCTCACAGCAAGGTTTAAACATAACCGGGCAATTACTGCTGCCCCGCGGCGCCGAGTTTTGGCTGGAAGATCCAGGTTATCACGGGGCTAGGGCCGCACTGGTGAATGCCGGCGGCAAGTGCTGCCCCATACCCGTAACTACCCCCGACGGGTTAGATTTAGATTACGCCAAAAAACATTACCCGAATGCCCGTATGGCTTATTTAACGCCTTCGCACCAATACCCGGTAGGCGGTACCATGCCCGCTTGCAAACGGTTAGAGCTGCTGGCCTGGGCCAACCAGAACCACATGTGGCTGATTGAAGACGACTACGACAGCGAGTTCCGTTACACGGGCAAACTGCTGGCGTCGCTCCAGGGCATGGATAAAGGCGGACGGGTGATTTATCTGGGAACGTTCAGTAAAGTTTTATTTCCGGCTTTACGCATTGCCTACCTGGTTTTACCAACCGTAGCTTTGGCTAATCATTTCCGGTACCACAAGGCCATGCTCGATCGGCAGCATCCTATTCTGGAGCAGCTTATTTTAACGGAGTTTATCCAGGAAGGCCATTTTACCCGGCACTTACGCCGCATGCGCATACTCTACAAAAAGCGGCAAGACACTTTACTAGCTTGCCTGCGCCAGTACGCGCCTCAACTTGCTTACTCCGACATGAACGAATCCGGGATGCACATCCTGGTTTGGCTCCCCGAGCATCTTTCGGATAAAGCCGTATCGGAGTTGTTGCGCCAGGAAGGGATTATCGCCCCGCCTTTATCGGATTATACCCTAACAAATTTTAAAAAACCGGGCTTGTTACTCGGCTACTCCGCGTTTACCGAAGCTCAAATTACCCAAGGCATCGAAAAATTTGCCCGCGTTGTAAATGGGTTGATTTGA
- a CDS encoding rhodanese-like domain-containing protein translates to MQTLRYPEVTLRPTGRVSQYAPGDTPAALAFFYHKLCYESDPSDVYHDWQDGIQDFVVIDARSRESYAVEHVPGARNIPHKEMNHETTAVLPHDKILVVYCDGIGCNASTKGAAKLAALGFKTKEMIGGLDWWKRDGYTVENGPGNTAPPVCGCN, encoded by the coding sequence ATGCAAACTTTACGCTATCCAGAAGTTACTCTAAGGCCCACAGGACGGGTGTCGCAGTATGCTCCCGGCGACACCCCGGCGGCTTTAGCTTTCTTTTACCACAAGTTATGTTACGAATCAGACCCCTCGGATGTATACCACGACTGGCAGGATGGTATTCAGGATTTTGTAGTAATTGATGCCCGTTCCCGCGAAAGTTATGCCGTAGAACACGTGCCCGGCGCCCGGAACATTCCGCATAAAGAAATGAACCACGAAACTACTGCTGTTTTACCCCACGATAAAATATTGGTAGTGTACTGCGATGGCATTGGCTGTAACGCCAGCACCAAAGGTGCCGCTAAACTGGCCGCGTTAGGCTTTAAAACCAAAGAAATGATTGGTGGTCTGGATTGGTGGAAACGCGATGGTTATACCGTAGAAAATGGTCCTGGAAATACTGCCCCGCCAGTTTGTGGGTGCAATTAG
- a CDS encoding DUF421 domain-containing protein: MKDVVPFDWTRIFIHDELPLGFLGEIAFRSALMYVFVLITLRVMGRRGIKQLSLFEFSIILALGSSAGDPMFYEDVPIGHALVVFVVVILLYVFFNYLTEKVEPVERWLEGRAVCIIEDGVINLSNFKKQNLTYHELFGEIRQYQVEHLGQVRKVYLEATGEISTYFFTDEEVKPGLPIFPELLTTATDKIEQEGEYACRSCGQVQKLPRGEQQPCTRCQHNLWLKACSTKRIT, encoded by the coding sequence ATGAAAGACGTTGTTCCATTCGACTGGACCCGGATCTTTATCCACGATGAGTTGCCACTTGGCTTTTTGGGCGAGATAGCTTTCCGGAGTGCTTTAATGTATGTGTTTGTCTTAATTACGCTTCGGGTAATGGGACGACGCGGCATTAAGCAGCTTTCTTTGTTTGAGTTTAGTATTATTCTGGCCTTAGGTTCCTCGGCCGGCGACCCCATGTTTTACGAGGATGTGCCTATTGGGCATGCTTTGGTGGTATTTGTAGTGGTTATTCTGTTGTATGTGTTCTTTAACTACTTAACCGAAAAAGTAGAACCCGTAGAAAGATGGCTGGAAGGTCGAGCGGTGTGCATTATTGAAGATGGCGTAATCAATCTGAGCAACTTTAAGAAACAAAATTTAACCTACCACGAACTCTTCGGCGAAATACGGCAGTACCAAGTAGAGCACCTGGGGCAGGTTAGAAAAGTATACCTGGAAGCTACCGGCGAAATAAGCACCTACTTTTTTACGGACGAGGAGGTAAAACCCGGCTTACCTATTTTCCCGGAATTGTTAACAACCGCTACCGATAAAATAGAACAGGAGGGAGAGTATGCCTGCCGATCTTGCGGTCAGGTACAAAAGTTGCCGCGTGGCGAACAGCAACCGTGTACCCGTTGCCAGCACAATCTCTGGCTGAAAGCTTGTAGCACCAAACGAATTACTTAG
- a CDS encoding GNAT family N-acetyltransferase produces the protein MEVIHDAEDMRFYAAVNGEEAELTYTYPEETVLDLDYTYVPASARNQGLSDHLVRAALDFARAQNYQVIPSCPVVEAFVKRHSEYQDLLT, from the coding sequence ATGGAAGTTATTCATGATGCGGAAGATATGCGGTTTTACGCGGCTGTAAATGGCGAAGAAGCCGAGTTAACGTATACTTACCCCGAAGAAACAGTGCTGGATTTAGATTACACCTACGTTCCAGCCTCGGCGCGAAATCAAGGTTTATCCGACCATTTAGTGCGGGCGGCGCTGGATTTTGCCCGGGCGCAAAACTACCAGGTTATTCCTTCTTGCCCCGTTGTAGAGGCCTTTGTAAAACGCCATTCTGAGTACCAGGATTTACTTACCTGA
- a CDS encoding YceI family protein: MAATKWTLDLSHSELGFKIKHLMISNVTGKFTKFNVAAETENDDFSNAKLVADIDVASIDTANQQRDEHLRNADFFGTETHPTMKFVSTEVEKVDDDTYNLYGNLTIKDITKPVKLSVEHSGIATDPWGNVKAGFSISGKINRKDWGINYNAALETGGVMLGEELKLQGEIQLVKQAS, translated from the coding sequence ATGGCAGCAACAAAATGGACGCTTGATCTTTCGCACAGTGAATTAGGATTCAAGATTAAGCATTTAATGATTTCGAACGTTACCGGTAAGTTTACCAAATTTAATGTAGCCGCCGAAACCGAAAACGATGATTTTTCGAATGCCAAACTGGTGGCCGATATAGATGTAGCTTCGATTGATACCGCTAACCAGCAACGCGATGAGCACTTACGCAACGCCGACTTTTTTGGCACCGAAACCCACCCCACCATGAAGTTTGTTTCGACGGAAGTAGAAAAAGTTGACGATGATACCTATAATCTTTATGGTAACTTAACGATTAAAGACATTACCAAGCCGGTGAAACTGTCGGTAGAACATAGCGGCATTGCCACCGACCCGTGGGGAAATGTGAAAGCGGGTTTCTCGATTAGCGGTAAAATTAACCGGAAAGATTGGGGTATTAATTACAATGCCGCCCTGGAAACAGGTGGCGTTATGCTAGGCGAAGAATTAAAATTACAAGGCGAAATACAATTAGTAAAACAAGCTTCTTAA
- a CDS encoding glycoside hydrolase family 5 protein has translation MQNENFTTRRDFIKKTGILTASLGLAGTSALAGLEATARKKNKLPKWKGFNLLDFFSPDPASTRKPTPEEHFKWMQDWGFDFVRVPMAYPYYLNFDRSRNITPEEVYKIDEKQVDKIDNLVQLAHKYKMHVSLNLHRAPGYCVNAGFNEPYNLWTDDEALKAFCFHWQMWAKRYKNMSPKKISFDLLNEPSMREDMNDQHSQRSTVPGETYRKVAKAASEAIRQENKKHLVIADGNNTGTTVIPEITDLNIAQSCRGYNPGIISHYKAPWANKDPENLPEPKWPGQVGDKYLSRAILEEFYRPWIELVKSGVGVHCGECGAWNKTPHDVFLAWFGDVLGILSENDIGFAVWEFNGDFGVLNSGRTDVAYEDWYGQKLDRKMLELLQKV, from the coding sequence ATGCAAAATGAAAACTTTACCACGCGGCGCGATTTTATTAAAAAAACCGGTATTCTTACGGCAAGCTTGGGCTTAGCCGGCACCAGCGCTTTGGCTGGCTTAGAAGCTACCGCCCGCAAAAAGAATAAATTGCCCAAGTGGAAAGGCTTTAACCTGCTCGACTTTTTTTCGCCGGATCCGGCCAGTACCCGAAAGCCTACGCCCGAAGAGCATTTTAAGTGGATGCAAGATTGGGGGTTTGATTTTGTGCGGGTGCCTATGGCATACCCTTATTATTTAAATTTCGACCGCAGCCGCAACATCACGCCCGAAGAAGTTTATAAAATAGACGAAAAGCAGGTTGATAAGATTGATAACCTGGTGCAGTTGGCGCATAAATATAAAATGCACGTGAGTTTAAACTTACACCGGGCGCCGGGCTACTGCGTAAATGCCGGCTTTAACGAACCCTACAACCTCTGGACCGACGATGAAGCTTTAAAGGCCTTTTGTTTTCACTGGCAAATGTGGGCCAAGCGGTACAAAAACATGTCGCCTAAAAAAATAAGCTTTGATTTGCTCAACGAGCCTAGCATGCGCGAAGACATGAACGACCAGCACTCGCAGCGCAGCACCGTACCCGGCGAAACGTACCGCAAAGTAGCCAAAGCGGCTTCGGAAGCTATCCGCCAGGAAAACAAGAAACACCTGGTAATAGCCGATGGCAACAACACCGGCACTACCGTTATCCCCGAAATAACCGATTTAAACATTGCGCAAAGCTGTCGGGGTTATAATCCGGGCATTATTTCCCACTACAAAGCGCCATGGGCCAACAAAGACCCCGAAAACCTACCCGAGCCCAAATGGCCCGGCCAGGTAGGCGATAAATATTTAAGCCGCGCCATCCTGGAAGAGTTTTACCGCCCCTGGATTGAACTGGTAAAAAGTGGCGTGGGCGTACACTGCGGCGAATGCGGCGCCTGGAACAAAACCCCGCACGACGTATTCTTAGCTTGGTTCGGCGATGTACTGGGTATTTTATCGGAGAATGATATTGGCTTTGCTGTGTGGGAATTTAACGGCGACTTTGGCGTATTAAACTCCGGCCGGACTGATGTAGCTTACGAAGATTGGTACGGCCAAAAGCTCGACCGCAAAATGCTGGAATTACTGCAGAAAGTGTAG
- a CDS encoding DinB family protein has product MIADFIAIYDRDFNRLKNEIQAFTHEENLWRITGQVKNTAGNLALHLVGNLKTYIGKNLGNFTYVRDREVEFYLKNVPQAQLIEQIQETKQVVVAALQNLDNAQLSATYPEETLGYPMTTNFFLIHLAAHLSYHLGQINYLRRILEE; this is encoded by the coding sequence ATGATTGCAGATTTTATTGCCATTTACGACCGGGATTTTAATCGACTTAAAAATGAGATTCAAGCGTTTACCCACGAAGAAAATCTGTGGCGCATTACGGGGCAGGTAAAAAATACGGCCGGCAATTTAGCCTTGCACTTGGTTGGGAACCTGAAAACGTACATTGGGAAGAATTTGGGCAACTTTACGTACGTGCGCGACCGGGAGGTAGAGTTTTATTTAAAAAATGTACCGCAGGCACAGTTAATCGAGCAAATACAAGAAACCAAGCAAGTAGTAGTAGCCGCCCTGCAAAACTTAGATAATGCCCAGTTATCCGCAACTTACCCCGAAGAAACTTTAGGCTATCCCATGACCACCAACTTTTTCCTGATTCACTTGGCGGCGCATCTTTCTTACCATTTAGGCCAGATTAATTACTTGCGCCGGATACTGGAGGAGTAA
- a CDS encoding DUF4097 family beta strand repeat-containing protein, protein MKRLLYILAFALPIILTPKPVAAQNDNKSLVVNLTKPGQPGSLKVDLMNGSIKVSAHSGKDVIIRYSGRGDDDNDRRSRHNDADANGLRRIPNNSLGLEASEDNNRVVVRANAFNRDMDLDIKVPRDFSLKLSAMNNGKVIVEGVNGELEISNLNDDIRLTDVSGSVVANTLNGDLQVSLKKITPNVPMAFSSMNGKIDVALPASAKFSTKMKADNGEIYSDFEMNFNKNTDNKELMKVGGGKSVKLDKWLYGSVNGGGPEFMFKNFNGNIYIRKVK, encoded by the coding sequence ATGAAACGCTTACTCTATATCCTAGCCTTTGCCTTACCCATTATACTAACCCCCAAGCCTGTCGCGGCTCAAAACGACAATAAAAGCTTAGTCGTAAATTTAACCAAACCCGGTCAGCCAGGCAGTTTGAAAGTAGATTTAATGAATGGCTCCATTAAGGTAAGCGCCCACTCGGGCAAAGACGTCATAATCAGGTACTCGGGCCGGGGCGATGACGACAACGACCGCCGGAGCCGCCACAACGATGCCGATGCGAATGGCTTGCGCCGGATTCCGAACAACAGCCTGGGCCTGGAAGCCAGCGAAGACAACAATCGCGTGGTAGTACGAGCCAACGCATTTAACCGCGACATGGACCTGGACATAAAAGTACCCCGCGATTTTTCGCTGAAACTAAGCGCCATGAACAACGGAAAAGTTATTGTGGAAGGCGTAAACGGCGAATTGGAAATCAGTAATTTAAACGACGATATCCGGTTAACCGATGTGTCCGGCTCGGTAGTAGCCAATACTTTAAACGGCGATTTGCAGGTAAGTTTAAAAAAGATCACGCCTAACGTACCCATGGCTTTCAGCAGCATGAACGGCAAAATCGACGTAGCCTTACCTGCTTCGGCAAAGTTCTCGACCAAAATGAAAGCCGACAACGGCGAAATTTACAGCGATTTTGAAATGAATTTTAACAAAAATACCGACAATAAAGAACTCATGAAAGTAGGTGGCGGCAAAAGCGTGAAACTCGATAAGTGGCTCTACGGTTCGGTAAATGGCGGCGGCCCGGAGTTTATGTTCAAAAACTTTAACGGCAATATTTACATCCGGAAAGTAAAGTAA